The region aaaaaaactttcaggctgcagaaagaaaatgaaaatttggttGGTAAGCATAGTAAGAATTCTATGCAGCTCCAAAGTGAGACAATTAATATGCCAAATAACGTTGAAGAGTTACACGTCACACTTTTAAAAATGCACGAAGACTTGATAGCAGCAAAAGTCGCGCAAGAAGTTGCGCAGGAGAAAGAGGAAACTTTACGTTACGAGGTGACCCTCCTTCAAGACCAATTAGATCACGATAATCGTGCGCGTCAACAATCGGAATCTATTTTGGTTGAGGAAATTAGGCAGCTTAAGTAAGTGTTTTAttgtcgtttgaaaaaaattgttggatTTCATAATTATCCGCTTCAGTGGCTTGAAATATCTTTCAAGTGCTAATTGATAAACTATTTTTACAGAGTCCAAGTAGAGAATTACAAACATGATCATCAAGctttgaatgaaaaagaagagaagttGAATAGACTTCAACAGCAGTTGGAAAATACAAcaacggaaaaacaaaagatagAATTAGCTGTTGCTGAACTTCGTCAAAGGCTAACCAGTCTTCAACAGGAATTAGATACTAGCGAAGAAGTACAGAAAGACTTTGTTAGATTATCACAATCTTTACAGGTGCAAAATTGGataaatcaaatcaaaaaaatataatatcaatttatcttCGGACTCAATcatttgattattttacatttgtgtgaaattgttcgaaatcacaggttcaACTGGAAAAGATCAGAGAGGCAGGAAGTGAAGTGAGATGGCAGCACGACGAGGATGTTGACGAGTGTCCTAATTGTCGAACGGGGTTCACAGTTACAAAAAGAAAGGTGAGTGCGAATTTGTTTCCGTTAGCATTACAACGTTAACAGTGTTTGTATTTCTCGTCTACATACAATTACTTTTCTTTGAATAGATGCATTGCCGTCATTGCGGTCATATATTTTGTTCAACTTGTCTGTCGCACGTTGTAAACAGTGGACCCAAGCAGCGACCTTCGAGAGTTTGCGATGTGTGCCATACATTACTAGTTAGAGATACGGCTCCCTACTTTAGCCAAGAAGCACCGCATTTACCAGAATGAATATGTCGGCAAATATATATCTGGGAAAACTTGGCGAGATGTGCAATATCTGATTTAGGTATGTGTATCGATACTAGACAAATTTCTTACATTCATTATGACCGTAAAACTGTGTCTACGAAAAATAGAATACAATTAATAcattttcttcaataattttttggtcCTTATATCTGATTGAAAGCTGTTCGTGTATCTACAGCGATGCTTACttactcatttatttttcagagaTCATTAGAGCCATGGGACAAACGTTAGGTAAAAGTGAATTCTATGATTATCGACGAAGCGGATGAATTATGTAAATATCgatagattattatttttaacttatTCGAATTTTATCCTTCAATGCTGTCACGTaaatgttgataaaataaatcatttgttTGATGCAGCATTCGTATACAGTTTTGGTTTTGAAAAGCTGAGATGATTTCGTACAAGTCTAATGGAAGGTAATTAAAAGTTGAGACACAAATATCTATTTCATCAAGAATTAAGTATTTTATTTACGAAGAATCCTTACACGTCATACGATGTTGCTATCACAGGCTACACGGTCGGTCTCGAATTTCCCTattctttttcgtttccttATAAGCATTTTAAAACTGAATATCTCCCCTAAATGTACCCTAAAGCATTCAATTTCCCCGTAAAATCCCCCTAATTTTTGCCAGTCAGTTACTTTTCCTCACGAATGAGAATGGACAGAAAAAATCAACTTGATGTTTAAGAACAATGTTTATACTTCCAACTTAACAtaggaacgaaaaaaattcatcgaatcCCAACATTCTCTTATATTTCGCAAGCCAACATTTTTACGGTTTAATTGAGTAGCGTTATCTACAGAATACTTGCACTCATCCCAAATTATTTTGTTCCTACATTTAGCTGGAAATATAAACATTGTTCTTAAGCACAGGTCGACTTTTCCACACCAGTTTacttgatgataaaaaaaaaaaaaaaaaattctacaatatgaacaatattttccatgtgtaatcgaaaaaattccaaaacgaCCAAAATATCGGACACTCCTGTGTTTATCTAATCTTGCTCTATTTGGTCAGTACTACAAAAAAATGTCCTAATACCCCCCTCCCTCTTATTTTCACAAAGCTTTCCTGTATTTCCCCTCAAATTTCTAGCTTCAGCACCGTGAAGCCTGCTATGGACAAACGTATGTCCATGGCGTAGAAGTCAACAATACATGCGTACAAATAAAACCGTAATCTTCACCCCAATCGATGACGCACTGTGGAAGTGTTGGATTTGTGTCTCTGAGAAAACGCGGTATAATTGTCTCGTACCAGTTACGATTTTTGTAAGTCGTATTACCAAATCCCTCCAATCCAAAACCGCTTAACTCTCCTTCTTGTTCTAACAAAAACCAAGGCTGCAAGTTTGTACATTCCATGGATCTGTTCATAGCGTACTGATAGTGTGTACCTGAGGTATGCACGAAAATCTTAGTTAATTACTATTGTTTGAAGAAAACTGTCAGTAGCCAGAAGGAACAAAATCACAATAGTGAGGTCAATGGAAAATTACCCTGCTCAGACATACAGGCTTCTTTCGTCCATGCAGAATCCCATTCCGATACATTTCTGGGAATTTCTATAAATCCATCCGTTGTCCCGATCCAGATTCCTTCAGTCCCGGTAAGACCGTTCATCTCGCTGCGACCACCAGCTGCGATAGTCTCTGAAAAAGTGGTGATAATTAACATCTGAGGTTCCGTCGGCAACGTACAAAACTTTTAGCTGAAGAAATTATCGCCCCGATCACCTggttcagaaattttttttcatattgaaTCCAATCACTACCTGGTATTTGAAAATAGCAgaacatgataaaaaaattgctccTACGTTTGGGGTCACGAAGTAAAAACATCTTTGTATATTTTCCAAATGTTCACACTAAATTTCTTTCCACATTGTTATCCAGAAAATGGAGAAACTGTTGTTTACGAAGCTTTTCgaaggaagaaatttttcactggCAATATTTCTACAAGAATATCGTAATTGTATGGTGAAAGATAATTTAACCACTAACCCGGGGATATGAAGTAGACTGTACTGGTCCAATACTGTTCATCAAATATCGTTTTGATCTGATACTGGTTTAAATTCGACCGGTTGTAAATACTTTGTACATTTTCGACGTCACTGCAGAGTACGGCAGCCTGAAAAATCAAATGGTGCCTTCCCTGTATATGTTCAATTTTATCAAGTACCAAATATCTGTACGacttcgatgatacgtcgcgATAAACGTAAACACTAATCACCTGTATAGCAGCAATGTTCCCGTAAGAATCGTATTCAAGGCATACGCGACTGTCGCCTTCTTCGAAGCAATACACAGTCAAATTCAAGGAAGTCAGACCTGTTACTTCGACCCAACTCTCGTTAATAGCATCAGATTTTGTACGAGGCATCTGGAAGAAGCTATTTGCGTGTGAAGGGTCCTTCCCCGAGCGGCTCCATTTCACTGAAATTTAGTTGTGTAAGTATTGAGAAGTTGATTGCACGCAACATCAAGAAGTAGACAAGAAATAATAAGTGTCATTCGCATGCTGATTGTAGGTGATTTGTAATTgtgggataaaaaatttttgccacaAAATGTTAATTTAACTAGTTGTTGTATCTTCGACGTATTTTGGTGCGCTGAATTCGATGTTGGTCCGTTTTTTCTATCGCAAAAATGGCAATTTCAATGGCACTTTCTGACCCGTATTATCTTCCAAGCCGCCCCATGATGCTAGGGTTGAAAATTTGGGTTCCTCTCGTCAAAATATACCACTTGAGCTGTGATTCGAGTCGGATGGAAATGCTCTTGACAcattgaaatcattttgaataaaactttcAAGACAGGAAAGAATATGCACATCTTGACAAacgtgaaaaatgtaaaattcacgggttaaaaatatatttttacggCTGTACGCAAGCGTCATGAGATTTCTTCAAAAAATGGTTCATCATATTATCGGTCACAGCACGAATCATAAATTTTCCTCAACGTACTTGATGAATCGGTTTGAAAGATAGTACGAGTTAAAAAGTGCGATTTCCAATCAAAAGCCCATTTTTGGAAGGAAATATCTCAATATTCTGACGTCACGGAAAAAACAGGCAACGCCATTGGATTCAGTTCACCAATATACGTCGGAAACACGCCAACTTATTCATTTAGCATTTTATCGCGACAATTTTCAACTCCAGTGTAATTATACCGAGAAGATCGGCCCACTCGATAGCAGATCCCGTAGCTGAAACAAGCAATGAGAAACAAATTGTTAGTTTTTTCTTGAAGATTTCATCTATCCGTAAGAATATGTCATGTCTGCAGGTATGTATTTGACGAACTGATGTACAGTATAATTATTTAGGGACGAGAACTTACCGGCGATAAGTAACAGTACCGCAACAACCTTCATGCTGACAACCGGAAAATTAATGCAACTCTGAAAGAGAATTAGCTTTATCAACGCGGTaagaaaattagatttgaatAACAATACTGCCAGAAAGTATTCGATAAATTGTTTGAATCAACGTTGCttaagaaatttttaggtatgtgtttttattttgtaaaattaaatgaattcgttgaattttttgaacacACATGAATTTTACTAGAATTCTCTcattatttcgaaatttccgttttcgaaaatttttgcaggCTGTATTTACGAAACTTTTCGTTCTGTCACCTACCGATAATCTAGCAATTTGTTTACGTGCCAAAGTTGTTCCGTTTCAGTCTCGCATCGTCATAAGTCTGAGAATTATATATTGCGTGCTTCCACCTTTTGCTCGTTATCTTTTCAAGATACTGTTTTCACGCTTCGAAACACATTTATCACCTTCGaagttttattaataattcgtGCATCGCCGCGTcgtttattggaaaatatataattttcaggGTAATATATTTGTCGCCTTTCAAGGTTTATGCGGAATTCGTCGATCATTTCGTCGTTTATGTAAACGCCGTGCGCCGTTGCAAATATTGTGGTCACGCTTCCAAGTCGAAACATTCATAATTCCGACTAATAAATAACTACTTTCCAGGTATTTTCCTCTAAACTTAGAATCAACATTATGTTCATATGCATTCGTTCGCTATCGGGGAATTC is a window of Neodiprion pinetum isolate iyNeoPine1 chromosome 4, iyNeoPine1.2, whole genome shotgun sequence DNA encoding:
- the LOC124216611 gene encoding rab GTPase-binding effector protein 1-like isoform X2; the protein is MEEKNYKGISMQEKKKKTFRLQKENENLVGKHSKNSMQLQSETINMPNNVEELHVTLLKMHEDLIAAKVAQEVAQEKEETLRYEVTLLQDQLDHDNRARQQSESILVEEIRQLKVQVENYKHDHQALNEKEEKLNRLQQQLENTTTEKQKIELAVAELRQRLTSLQQELDTSEEVQKDFVRLSQSLQVQLEKIREAGSEVRWQHDEDVDECPNCRTGFTVTKRKMHCRHCGHIFCSTCLSHVVNSGPKQRPSRVCDVCHTLLVRDTAPYFSQEAPHLPE
- the LOC124216611 gene encoding rab GTPase-binding effector protein 1-like isoform X1, with translation MKEKWNEKKEEHKIKVAELTSVSQSSQQALADLKQTLAQMHQGVTDELSRLIHGREELQRHLNALQKENENLVGKHSKNSMQLQSETINMPNNVEELHVTLLKMHEDLIAAKVAQEVAQEKEETLRYEVTLLQDQLDHDNRARQQSESILVEEIRQLKVQVENYKHDHQALNEKEEKLNRLQQQLENTTTEKQKIELAVAELRQRLTSLQQELDTSEEVQKDFVRLSQSLQVQLEKIREAGSEVRWQHDEDVDECPNCRTGFTVTKRKMHCRHCGHIFCSTCLSHVVNSGPKQRPSRVCDVCHTLLVRDTAPYFSQEAPHLPE
- the LOC124216616 gene encoding uncharacterized protein isoform X1 codes for the protein MKVVAVLLLIAATGSAIEWADLLVKWSRSGKDPSHANSFFQMPRTKSDAINESWVEVTGLTSLNLTVYCFEEGDSRVCLEYDSYGNIAAIQAAVLCSDVENVQSIYNRSNLNQYQIKTIFDEQYWTSTVYFISPETIAAGGRSEMNGLTGTEGIWIGTTDGFIEIPRNVSEWDSAWTKEACMSEQGTHYQYAMNRSMECTNLQPWFLLEQEGELSGFGLEGFGNTTYKNRNWYETIIPRFLRDTNPTLPQCVIDWGEDYGFICTHVLLTSTPWTYVCP
- the LOC124216616 gene encoding uncharacterized protein isoform X2 — protein: MKVVAVLLLIAVKWSRSGKDPSHANSFFQMPRTKSDAINESWVEVTGLTSLNLTVYCFEEGDSRVCLEYDSYGNIAAIQAAVLCSDVENVQSIYNRSNLNQYQIKTIFDEQYWTSTVYFISPETIAAGGRSEMNGLTGTEGIWIGTTDGFIEIPRNVSEWDSAWTKEACMSEQGTHYQYAMNRSMECTNLQPWFLLEQEGELSGFGLEGFGNTTYKNRNWYETIIPRFLRDTNPTLPQCVIDWGEDYGFICTHVLLTSTPWTYVCP